In the Brachionichthys hirsutus isolate HB-005 chromosome 13, CSIRO-AGI_Bhir_v1, whole genome shotgun sequence genome, GCATGCCTATGGACAGggtggggggcggagccaaagGATGTAGGTTATCTACAGAagggctggaggcggagcttcaccGGAGGACAAACGCAGAAGTCGCCTCGAATTACAGTTTAAAGAGTtccagcagagcagaggagggaggagttacACAAGGAGGGAGGAGTTACACAACGCAACACACAACATCTACACACAACCGATTGGCTAATCAATGTTCAATcattctaccccccccccccagtttgtaGTCTTCCAGGTCGGCGCCTCCGTTCGAATCAAGTGCTCAGAATAATCCCCCCCAGAGTGACGCGTCGCGGGTCCACAAGCCACGCCCCCTTTAAGTCGGTCCCCTTTCCCTGCATGGACCGCGTCCCACAAAGCAGTTCTACTCTAAAAGGCGTTTTCTTTTGGGGGCGGccgggaggagagagagagcagagcggAAGAGACGTGTCATTCATTATGGTTGCCCGGCAACAGCTGAGTGATAGAGCAGGCGGGTTTACCTGCTCCACTGGGGGCGTCGCCTTTGGATGGCCCGTCTCCAAAAGGATCACTCGATGGCGAGTCTGGCGAACGCCACGCAGCATCCGTGCTAGCGAGAGCTGCAGCTAAGTAAGGAAGCAGACGGCCAATCAGAACACAGCGAGGACAAACCAACGGATCAGCAGCTCAGGTGAGTCATTCCACCCGGGGAGGGGGTTAACCCGTTGAAgcccgatgcccccccccaatcccccTGGACCGACTCCTGGACCATGGCTTTGAGCCCTTTCCAGCTAACGCTAGGACTGGTTTGGATCCGGTTCTGGTGGGTCTAATCTCTGCTACATTCGGTTCTAATGGTCAGGTTCGGGTCAGGGTCTTTATAGGACTGATTTGTGTGCTTCGTACCTGGAGCTCCCCAGGGGCCACTGTCCGGTTTGGAAGAATCCCCAAAAGGATCAGAACTGTCAACGGGCCAGGAGGAACTTGTCTCAGCTCCCCACGGATGTGACCCGGGGGCAGGCGGAGTGCCAGCAGAGGCTACCCAGGTACCTGCACCTTGGGGTGAGGTCAATGGGGGGTCACCGAAGGGATCTGAGGCATTGTGTTGAGATGAACAAGGAGGTCCTGCAAACGGGTCCTCCTTGGGGGGCATCGTTTGTGTAAAAAACGGGTCACTTTGGGGGGGCTTGGTTGGCGCTGAAAACAGATCTTCTGTTGGTGGCGTTGTGGAAGCGTTGAACGGGTCATCGTTAGAGGACGCTGGTCCTGCAAAGGAGTCGTCCTTGGGGGCGTTGAAACCGTCGTCTTTGAAGTCTTTGAAGTTGAAGTCTTTTGGGGCGTTGAAACCGTCGTCTTTCGGGGCGTTGAAGGGGTCGTCTTTCGGGGCGTTGAAACCGTCGTCTTTGAAGTCTTTGAAGTTGAAGTCTTTTGGGGAGTTGAAACCGTCGTCTTTCGGGGCGTTGAAACCGTCGTCTTTGAAGTCTTTGAAGTTGAAGTCTTTTGGGGAGTTGAAACCGTCGTCTTTCGGGGCGTTGAAACCGTCGTCTTTGAAGTCGAAGTCTTTTGGGGAGTTGAAAGGGTCGTCTTGGGGGGCAATGAAGGGGTCGTCTTTCGGGGCGTTGAAGGGGTCGTCTTTCGGGGCGCTGAAGGGGTCGTCTTTCGGGGCGCTGAAGGGGTCGTCTTTCGGGGCGCTGAAGGGGTCGGGTTTATTCGCTCCGTTCTTAGCAGCAGATGGATCTTCATCAGATTTggttgtctcctcttcctcgcccccccacacccctcccTTCGCGCTGGTTTCGTTCCCAGCATCCTCCCATCTCAGCTCTTCCTCGCTCATCTTGGCCTGGAATGTTAAACGTGTGATTAGTAAAGCTCGATCACTGAGGGAGGGGTCGACCCTCGACCCTCGACCCTCACCCCTAACTGAAActatggatttattttatttcactatATGGACCTGAACTGTGTGTGTAGAACAGGGTTCAGCCATATGGGGTTCCACAGGGTTCACTTTTAGGACACCTAATAGTTCTATTGTCGTCTTTGGCCGGTTTTACCGGGAACCGTTCCCGGTGGTCTGGCGGAGACCGACCCGGACCAGCCGTCCCGGGTTACGGTGCTTCCTAAACGCCGATGAAGACGAGCGCTCACCCTCCTCGCTGCGTCCTGCcgctcagcttcctgtttcagccgCTCCTCTTTGCGAGCAGTGAAGGACGCGGTCAGGTCCGCCACCGAGGGAATGTTGTCCAACGACGGGAGGCCGGAGGCGCCGGCGACGTAGCGAGGCGTGTAGTCGGGATCCGTGATGGCGTCGGCGGACGAGGCTGATCGGACGGAGCGAATGCGACGGATCAATAAAGAGAAACTCCTGAAACTGAAGAACTGAAGAACTCGTCTCTGCTTACCGGCAGAACTCTTGGACGTCTTCTCCCGGGTTTTGAGAGCAAAGTCTCTCTCGTCCTTCAGCTTCTCATCGTCCTCCATGAGGACGAGGACAACCTTCGCCTTTTCCCGAACATTTGAACCCTGGAAGAAACAAACGTCAAGATCTAAAGACGGCGAGGAAATGAGCGAACGCCGCGGGTCCGGTCCAGAGAGCagagacctcccccaagcagctcggcGGTCTGGATCGGCACCGGGAGgttctagatctacaccgtccacacggtggtCTGGATCGGCACCGGGAGGttctggatctacaccgtccacacggtggtCTGGATCGGCACCGGGAGgttctagatctacaccgtccacacggtggtCTGGATCGGCACCGGGAGgttctagatctacaccgtccacacggtggtCTGGATCGGCACCGGGAGGTTCTGGNNNNNNNNNNNNNNNNNNNNNNNNNNNNNNNNNNNNNNNNNNNNNNNNNNNNNNNNNNNNNNNNNNNNNNNNNNNNNNNNNNNNNNNNNNNNNNNNNNNNGTTTTAAAAGTGGAGAATCGTCATgacattgtgttgttgttttcctgcagTGGTGCTGATGAagctttgtgattggctgagggcCCCCTGTAAGCCCGCACTGAGGGAATCGGTGGCTGCAGGTAATGTAGACCCCGCCCACCTCAGATCAGGTGATCAGCTGGTCCAAAGTCAGCTGCAGAGAAGCCGATTAAAACGCTGATGAGGATAAATCTTTAACACATCAAGAGATTTAAAATGTCCGCTTGACTTCACAAACTATTCTGATTAAATCCGGAGTGAATCCGGATTCACTCCGGATTCACTCCGGAGTGAATTGTTATCATTCAAAATGGGCTCATTTAAATGCAACAATCTCACTTGAGTGTGTATCTCACCTGAGGGTGTGTCCCACCTGAGGGTGTGTCCCACCTGAGGGTGTGTCTCACCTGAGGGTGTGTCCCAGCTGCTGTGAGTTCAGGCCGATCAGGACCGCCAGAGTCCAGATCAGCATCCGAGTTTCCTGCAGACATCAAACACATCATGATGTCACTCAATGATGTCAAATAGCTACAAATTCACATTTAGAACACAACCGGTATTGTTAGCATATGGTAGCATTGCATGCTAACTAAACCACATGCTAACAGCCCTCGTGGAGTCTTGTTAGATTTTATTCACGCCAGAATCATTGAAAACATTTGGTGCTATAGCTAATTGTCAGGCTAGTTCGGATGCTAATTGTTGCTATCCTGTTGTCCTTTTTTCAGTTCAAATTGTCATAAACAAAAGGGAGTGCTGAAAGTTTAGAGATTAACTCAGAGATGAACTGCAGCTCAGCGGTGGACTGGTTTAGAGTCAAGTTTAACTAACTTAACCAACTAATAACTTGAGTAAAGAAAATCAGACTATACCACCTACCAGCGGAGCATGGAATTAGCATGGCATTAGCATGGTTTAGCTGAAGTTAATCTGAGGTTGCCATTGATCTAACCTTAATTTAAACCCTCAGAAGACAGATTTGATTTATCTGAACTGATTAAATTAACTTCAGTTTGAGGTGAATTAGCTCAGCGACACATTCCTAGACTCTTACTAGAGAAAGGGGAAGCGACGATGCGCTGCGAAGGTCGACGCCGTCCTTCTCTGTGGTTGTTCTGACCGTTGCCGTAGTAACAGTCGCTTGGTCCTCGTGCTGCCGTCCTCCtgcgtcctcctcgtcctcgttgATGAATCGCTCGCTGAACTTGTCGAGGTCCTCGCTGCTGGTGTTACCTGGAAACGACAGCCTTCAGCAAAAAGACCGTCCAAGGGAGAGTCCGCGTGTCCTCTCACAAGGACCCGGGACAGGACAGAGCCTTTGAACTGTCTGTAATACATCATTGCTGTCTCGTAGTATTTCTGTAGTTCGTAACGGAGGGGGTGTTTGTTACGTCTGCGTTAGCTTGTCTGCTAGCAGGAGCAAATGAAACGTTGCTTTGGAATCTGACTGTTGCTGGCTGACTGACTCCATCACAGGTGGAGGTcggaggtcggaggtcaggtGACCTACTGTAGAAGCTGTAGTCGAAGGTGGCGTTGTAGTCCAAGTCATAGTCCGGAGGCGGCGTGACGCCGTCGTGCTGAGCCTCCGACACTGAAAGCACAAGCACAGCGTGTCACAAGCTCAAGCTAGGCTAACAGCGTCCAACAAGCACAGCGTGTCACAAGCTCAAGCTAGGCTAACAGCGTCAACAAGCTCAAGCTAGGCTAACAGCGTCAACAAGCTCAAGCTAGGCTAACAGCGTCCAACAAGCTCAAGCTAGGCTAACAGCGGCCATTGCCCTGCTAGCGGCGTCACGGCATGttgatggacggacagacgatGAGTGTTATTGTCATGTGATGTGGTGGTGTTACAGGACACGCCCCTTTCACTGGCAAAATATGTCCCGTTTGAAGTCCCGCTGCAGGACGTTCTCCTCCTCAGCGGGACGTTCTCCTGGTCTCCGTCCATCTGGTGGGCGTCTGGGTGCGCTCGCAGCACATTCTCTACATGCTTCACTCCATTGTTGgaccgttgttgttgtttcaagGTTAaattcagctgcaggaggaataaagattcctccaaaaacataaaGCCTACCATTGTTCTTCACATTAGACCAAGCTTTAGCTGTAGCGGCTAACTTTAGCTGCAATAGCTGACATTGGTACATTAGCTGTAGCGGCTAACTCTAGCTGCAATAGCTGACATTGGTGCATTAGCTGTAGCGGCTAGCTTTAGCTGCAATAGCTGACATTGGTACATTAGCTGTAGCGGCTAACTTTAGCTGCGATAGCTGACATTGGTACATTAGTTAGCTGAGGtttgctaatgttagctgtgaCTAATATTAAAAAGGGAAGGTTTTCATTGaaagtctaaaaataaatggttctaaaactaaacaaaaaaagtttaatATTGATATTCATGATTATTTCGTGTTTATCTTTCTTGGATCATTGCTGGTCCTGGACCTGTGCTGgcctcccagccccccccagtAACACACTGGTGAGCTACCAGTGGGGGGCCGAACGGCAGGAAACGGTTTGTGGTGAAACTTAAAGAGGATTTATGTTGCTGCAGGAAGAAGACGTGAAGTTTGGGGGACATAAATCAACCCGCTGGCGGTTAAAGCTGTCCGGCTGAACTGGTTAGTCTGGGAACACAACGTCTGGCCGTTCACACGAAACAGTGGAAGTTATGAATCAATCAAACGACGTCACGTCTTCAAAGGTCTGTTTAGTCCTAATCGAACTGTACAATCAATTCtaatcgtcatcgtcatcgtcatcatcatcatcattattatcattacatCTTGGAATGGAAACATCATTAAATTGATCGATCATTAATTTTCTAATTAGCAGCTTAATAATTAATTGTTAATGTATTTGCAGTTAaactattaaaatatattttataactTCTCCCATTTtagatgaaatgaaataagaactaaataattattttaagttAAACTCAGGTACATGAAAGGTGAGCCTGAAACGGCTTCCTGATCGTCTCTGTTCCTGTTTCCCCCTGACTGaaacgcacgcgcacgcacacgcgcacgcacacgcacacgcacacgcacaccaggCTGATGGGAACTGGGTGGGCGGGCTGTTAATTGttcccaaacaggaagtgtgtcatCGCCAGGCACCTGTCAATCAGAGTCTCATCCCTgggagcaggaaatgaaaagcaggtgacacgcgcgcgcgcgcacgcggCCAGAGGTCACGTGTCAATCAGAGCGGTGAGATTGGGACGTTTCCTTTTCTGGAGGAGGGacgaaagaaagagaagaaaaaaagaggtaaAGTGAGCGATGAAGGAGGAAAcgggaagaagaggaagaagaggaagtgaagAAAAGTGGAGAAGGGaaggaagaaagggaggaaggagagaggagttAAGAGCATAAACGGACTGACAAGAAACGGCTGTTCCTTTAAAACACTCAGTGGGGAATAAACGCTACTGGATTAACTCTACTAGTTTAGCTCTACTGGATTAACTCT is a window encoding:
- the LOC137903344 gene encoding uncharacterized protein; this translates as FFQGSNVREKAKVVLVLMEDDEKLKDERDFALKTREKTSKSSAASSADAITDPDYTPRYVAGASGLPSLDNIPSVADLTASFTARKEERLKQEAERQDAARRAKMSEEELRWEDAGNETSAKGGVWGGEEEETTKSDEDPSAAKNGANKPDPFSAPKDDPFSAPKDDPFSAPKDDPFNAPKDDPFIAPQDDPFNSPKDFDFKDDGFNAPKDDGFNSPKDFNFKDFKDDGFNAPKDDGFNSPKDFNFKDFKDDGFNAPKDDPFNAPKDDGFNAPKDFNFKDFKDDGFNAPKDDSFAGPASSNDDPFNASTTPPTEDLFSAPTKPPQSDPFFTQTMPPKEDPFAGPPCSSQHNASDPFGDPPLTSPQGAGTWVASAGTPPAPGSHPWGAETSSSWPVDSSDPFGDSSKPDSGPWGAPAAALASTDAAWRSPDSPSSDPFGDGPSKGDAPSGAARQRSEPSSLRCAAAPAPITDPPAGPASRTRIPSSGAEVRV